The Cyprinus carpio isolate SPL01 unplaced genomic scaffold, ASM1834038v1 S000003508, whole genome shotgun sequence genomic sequence acacacacacacacacacacacgccgtcACCACAGCAACAGCAGAAACCATAGCATCCCCAGCACCACGGCGAGCCTAATCTAATGAAGCGTGTTAAACACAAACACGAGCTGTTCTCCAGCCCCGCTCACACCGCGGATAACTACAGGCCTTCACTCACCAGACACAACGCAATCTTCTGTCTGACGCCGCACAACTCTCCCTTACAGCGATGAGAAACATCACACACACGTTATAGGGTGACACGGTTAGCGCAGCTCGTGATTAGCGTTAGCCTGCGAGCGAGCGGATGTTGGCGTACCTGCAGCAGCACGATCTGTCTCTGTGCGTCCTGCAGCTCCTGTTCGACGGTGTTGAGCGAGCGATCCAGACGGCCCTTCTCCGCACACAGACGCATGCTGCTCTCCTCCGTCTTCAGCTTCTGGCGCTCCACCtgacgacacacacacagaccgtgAACTCTCTGCGGTCAGACACAGTGCAGACGGACCGGCGGCGTCTCACCTTATCCAGCGTGTTTCTCAGCGCGGCCTTGTCTTTCTCCAGCCGGACGGCCTGCCTCTCTGCGTCTCTCTTCTCGGTCTCCAGTAAGGCCACGGCTCTCTGTAGGCTGCGCAGACGCTCCTCTGCAGACGCTCTGTCCGTCTGCGCAGACTGTAGACTGCGCTGGGCTTCGGTCAGACTGTCGGACTTCAGTCGCAGAGCCTGCGTGAGACCGGAAGTGAATCGGGTGCACAGGAATGTTGCGTTCACACTGCTACTGAATGTGAAGTCAGATCTCTTTAGTAATCAGGTCTCAGACCTCTTTTCATTCACACTGCTGTTTTCAACACAATCTCACGAGAAACCCCTTGAATACACCACACTGaatgtattttttgcattccactaCACTGCATTGTAAACACACTAAACTGAAGTATTTGACCATTCTGCTcaagtttcacatttttttaaagtataaaattcaagttaaaatgtgtccaacttttaataaatagttatttttccaCTCTGCAGCTCGCATTTTTAAACTCTTCTGCGTGAACCGGCTTTAGGTCTGTTTGAGCTCACCTCCTGTGTGTTGTGTAGCTCCGCCTCCAGCTCAGACCTGCGCAGCTGACTCTGGGTCAGTTCTGACTGCAGTGTCTGCACACGCTCCGTGAGCACGCCGATGTTACGCTTCCCGTCTGACATGGACGCTCGGAGTCCATCCACACGCTCCTGAACCACACAGCAGACGTTCTCTGAATATTTAGAGCTATTCCATGatctgtctgaatactcgatCCTGATTGGCCGGCAGGTGTGCATTAAAaccgtttaatgcacaggtagtcgGTTTAATCACAGTTCTATATTAATGGGCAGCTTtaattaatgcacacacacactactaacACAGGACtgtcatctctctgtctctcgacTGCTGAGCCGCTGATTATCTCTTACACATATGTAAACAGTTATTATGGTCAGAGCACGTGGGTCTCTGTCTCCACCTGCAGCTGTCTGCGCTCGGTCTCGGCCTGTCCAATTTTCACTTGGCCAGTGTACTGAGGCCCTGGGTGGGCTGGCGGTAGCCGGTGGCTTCCTGCAGGCTCTGGGAGGAAGAGCCAGCACTCTCTCTTTGTGAGCGGCTCTCTGCATCCTGAGCTTTTAGACAGCAGGCGTCGATTACTCCACCTCCGCTGCAGGGGCCGAGGCCGGGCTTCACCCTCTGCCACCTGGAACACACACAAGGGTGTTAGCGATCCAGCGCCCGATCGCACTGGGCTGAGGACTCAAGTAGCTTGTGCTCAGGACCTGTTTGATCAGCTTCGTGCGATGCGTGAAGCCCGTCTGGATCTCGATCTCTCTCTCAGCCAGACTCAGTCTCAGTCAGTTGCAGCTCTCCCCTCGAGACTCCGCCTCCCCAGCTCCACGCCACGTATACAGCCCGTACAAAGCAGCCTCAGAGCCTCACGCCGCGGCCGCCCGACTCTCCGCCTCCCAGGCCCGGCGCGCCTGTGCGCATCTTGCTGCATTGCTCCTGCAGAAGGCGATGGCTGTGTTAAAGCTGAATGGTCTTGTGCTGGGGGCCGGCGGTTAAAAAATTGAAGAATGCCTTTTCCACGCAGAAACGCTCCGTCTCGGTGTTCAGCAGAAAGTCTCTCCAGCTCTTTACGATTAAGCTTCGTTTAGCTCGATGGGGGTCCTCGGTCTGCTCTCCGCGGGGACTCTTCCCTGCTGCGCAGCGGGAGGCGAGTCGCCAGACAGCTTCTCATCCACCTTGCCCGGCTTATCTACCGCAGAACACGCAATGCATCCATGGCGCCCGCGCCTGACAGAATACACTCGATCCGATAACTAATTATAAAGCCAAATAAACACAGTGTAAGTTACCCTCTTGGCACTCCACCAGATATTGCTGTGCAGCTGAATGAGGCTGGTGAGGCGGTCTCTCCCCACTTCCTCTAGTTCCCTCTGCAGTGACCCAGCTGACCCGTATAGATCCTACTTTGTTTATCACATGATCACTTTATCAGACAGCGGGTTCTCACTTTCGGTCCACACTGTCACAGCTAACCCGAAGATATCTGCTGTCTAACGCTCAGGGGTTTTGGATCAATGAGGAGGGTTTCGCCACAGTGGGCTGAGACTCCCACAATGAAACTCCAGAGAAAAGACAAAAGTCGTCTaacaagaatgataactataaccataaGGGAATGTTATAATCACTTTAACTCCAAAGAGAGTTTTTAGACTCCACAAAAACTTAGAATAAAACAGAACATTCCTGTCCAGCTGGTGTGGATGCTGCCAGGTATAGTTATCATGATGTGATATTGTGCAGTGTGTTACTGGTTCTCTCTGAGGCCTGTGCCAGCTCCTGCAGGAAGTCTCTGAGGCCACTGGCGCAGGGTTTTCCGGGTCCAGCTCCTTCAGGGCGACCGGCAAGCCGAGCGTCTGTCCTCTCTGGAGACACCGGCCGCCAGCACCACGGTGTTATCAGGAGTCACTGCGCCATACCCGCAAGTAGCGTCTGATTGCGACAGCagattatgaaatataaacttcCTCTCCAGACTGAAAGCAGCTCTTTATTCCACAGATGTCCcttcaaacttctttttaaaaactgaatcTGACCTTTGGGTGGCGATAGCGAGCAGTGCAGCGGAGACACGCCCGTGGCGAGACATCATCCCTGAGGTGAGCGAGGGAAGGGGAGGAGCCTGCGGGCTCCGCCCCCCTGCTGCTGCTCC encodes the following:
- the LOC122143381 gene encoding rootletin-like, producing MRTGAPGLGGGESGGRGVAEGEARPRPLQRRWSNRRLLSKSSGCREPLTKRECWLFLPEPAGSHRLPPAHPGPQYTGQVKIGQAETERRQLQERVDGLRASMSDGKRNIGVLTERVQTLQSELTQSQLRRSELEAELHNTQEALRLKSDSLTEAQRSLQSAQTDRASAEERLRSLQRAVALLETEKRDAERQAVRLEKDKAALRNTLDKVERQKLKTEESSMRLCAEKGRLDRSLNTVEQELQDAQRQIVLLQVRQHPLARRLTLITSCANRVTL